A single genomic interval of Arthrobacter methylotrophus harbors:
- a CDS encoding class II 3-deoxy-7-phosphoheptulonate synthase — protein MTELSANPAPSVTSPLRTSLGSPLTSTAQSGAANYPGLDDWRQLPISQQPTWTDRAVFDASVKELSVLPPLVFAGEVDILRERLAAAAQGKAFLLQGGDCAETFEDATADKISARVRTILQMAVVLTYGAAMPVIKMGRMAGQFAKPRSSNEETRDGVTLPAYRGDIVNGYDFTPESRAHDASRMLKAYHTSASTLNLIRAFTQGGFADLRLVHLWNKGFTENPAHARYESLARDIDRAIKFMDSCGADFEALKRVEFFASHEALLLDYERALTRIDSRTGLPYDTSAHFLWIGERTRELDHAHVDFLSRVRNPIGVKLGPGTSGDDALRLIDKLDPNREPGRLTFITRMGAKNIREKLPAVVEKVTASGAQVLWVTDPMHGNTVTSPNGYKTRNFDDVVDEVRGFFEVHHGLGTVPGGLHMEMTGDDVAECLGGADPIDQDAFLDRYESVCDPRLNHMQSLEMAFLVAGALTKR, from the coding sequence GTGACTGAGCTATCCGCGAACCCCGCCCCGTCCGTGACGAGCCCCCTGCGCACTTCCCTGGGCAGCCCGCTGACCAGCACCGCGCAGAGCGGTGCGGCAAACTATCCCGGCTTGGACGATTGGCGCCAGCTGCCTATCTCGCAGCAACCCACCTGGACCGACAGGGCCGTCTTCGATGCCTCCGTCAAGGAACTCTCCGTGCTCCCGCCGTTGGTCTTTGCCGGCGAAGTGGACATCTTGCGCGAGCGCTTGGCCGCCGCAGCCCAAGGTAAGGCATTCCTGCTTCAAGGCGGCGACTGTGCCGAGACCTTCGAAGACGCCACCGCTGATAAGATCAGCGCCCGGGTCCGCACCATCCTCCAGATGGCCGTTGTCCTCACCTATGGTGCGGCCATGCCCGTCATCAAGATGGGGCGCATGGCGGGCCAGTTTGCCAAACCACGGTCCTCAAACGAGGAAACGCGCGACGGCGTGACGTTGCCTGCCTACCGCGGAGACATCGTCAACGGCTACGACTTCACCCCCGAGTCGCGCGCCCACGATGCCAGCCGCATGCTGAAGGCCTACCATACCTCGGCTTCCACGCTGAACCTCATCCGCGCCTTTACGCAGGGCGGTTTCGCCGATCTCCGCTTGGTGCACCTCTGGAACAAGGGATTCACCGAAAACCCCGCACACGCCCGCTACGAGTCCTTGGCGCGGGACATCGACCGCGCCATCAAGTTTATGGATTCCTGCGGTGCCGATTTTGAAGCCCTCAAGCGCGTGGAATTCTTCGCGAGCCACGAGGCCTTGTTGCTGGATTACGAACGCGCGCTGACCCGCATTGACTCCCGCACGGGCCTTCCCTATGACACCTCCGCTCACTTCCTCTGGATCGGTGAGCGTACGCGCGAGCTCGATCATGCGCATGTGGATTTCCTGTCCCGCGTCCGCAATCCCATCGGCGTCAAACTTGGCCCCGGGACCAGTGGAGACGACGCATTGCGGCTAATCGACAAGCTGGACCCGAACCGCGAGCCAGGCCGCCTCACTTTTATCACGCGGATGGGTGCCAAGAACATCCGCGAGAAACTGCCTGCCGTTGTCGAAAAGGTCACAGCCTCGGGCGCGCAGGTTCTCTGGGTCACGGACCCCATGCACGGGAACACGGTCACCTCGCCCAACGGGTACAAGACGCGCAACTTCGACGACGTCGTGGACGAAGTCCGCGGGTTCTTCGAGGTCCACCACGGCTTGGGTACGGTACCGGGTGGCTTGCACATGGAGATGACGGGGGACGACGTCGCGGAATGCCTTGGCGGTGCCGATCCCATCGACCAGGACGCCTTCCTGGACCGCTATGAATCAGTGTGCGATCCCCGACTGAACCACATGCAGTCCCTTGAGATGGCATTCCTCGTAGCCGGAGCCCTCACCAAGCGTTAG
- a CDS encoding lysophospholipid acyltransferase family protein, with amino-acid sequence MFYWVMKRIFLGPVLKLLFRPWVKGLDNVPPDGAAILASNHLSFSDSIFMPLMVPRPVVFLAKSEYFTGTGIKGRLTAMFFRLTNQLPMDRSGGAASEMSLQAGRDVLTGGGLLGIYPEGTRSPDAKLYRGKVGVAKLALQTRVRVIPVAMIGTEKVQPIGKRLPNIRRIGIIFGQPLDFSRYYGQEEDRSVQRAVTDEIMYELMRLSGQEYVDEYAAVVKQRLAGPLPGHAKGSQEDPADTGKVDKPVSVEGPAPDEGNGGVSGKV; translated from the coding sequence GTGTTCTATTGGGTCATGAAACGGATCTTCTTGGGTCCGGTTCTCAAATTGCTGTTCCGTCCTTGGGTCAAGGGTCTCGACAATGTTCCTCCCGATGGTGCCGCTATTCTCGCGTCAAATCATTTGTCCTTTTCCGATTCGATCTTCATGCCGTTGATGGTGCCGCGGCCGGTCGTCTTCCTGGCCAAGTCCGAGTACTTCACCGGCACAGGGATCAAGGGCAGGCTGACGGCCATGTTCTTCCGGCTCACCAACCAGCTGCCCATGGATCGTTCCGGCGGAGCGGCATCCGAGATGTCCCTGCAGGCGGGTAGAGACGTCCTGACCGGGGGCGGCCTGCTGGGCATCTACCCCGAGGGCACCCGCAGCCCTGACGCCAAGCTGTACCGGGGCAAAGTGGGAGTCGCCAAACTTGCCCTCCAGACCCGGGTACGGGTTATCCCCGTGGCCATGATCGGCACCGAAAAGGTCCAGCCGATCGGCAAGCGTCTGCCCAACATCCGCCGCATCGGGATCATTTTCGGCCAACCGCTGGACTTTAGCCGGTACTACGGCCAAGAAGAAGATCGCTCCGTGCAACGCGCCGTGACCGATGAAATCATGTATGAACTCATGCGGCTCTCCGGGCAGGAATACGTGGACGAATATGCCGCCGTCGTCAAGCAGCGACTGGCCGGGCCCCTTCCCGGCCACGCGAAGGGAAGCCAGGAAGATCCAGCAGATACCGGCAAGGTTGACAAGCCCGTGTCCGTCGAGGGCCCAGCCCCCGATGAGGGCAACGGCGGAGTGTCTGGAAAAGTGTGA
- a CDS encoding ROK family glucokinase: MPLISSNDQAAARVLKTSWPGSTTTGRRPGSLHGGTRWESVPWAARRSHLGRRGLAIGIDIGGTKVAAGVVDPSGRVVDEARRSTPGNDPRAVERVIVELVQELGRSHRIASVGIGAAGWMDLDGGTVLFSPHLAWRNEPLRENLQSLLRRPVLVTNDADAAAWAEWRFGAGLGESRLVCITLGTGIGGAMVMDGRVERGRFGVAGEFGHQIVVPGGHRCECGNRGCWEQYASGNALGREARELALRNSPVAHELLKAAGGAAEGITGVTVTERAKAGDPASRELLEEVGHWLGLGLANLAAALDPGTFVIGGGLCDAGELLVGPARTAFARNLTGRGFRPAAAIKLAALGPRAGMIGAADLSRVSGRARG; the protein is encoded by the coding sequence ATGCCTCTGATTTCATCCAACGACCAGGCCGCGGCAAGAGTTCTGAAGACTTCCTGGCCCGGTTCAACCACAACCGGCCGGCGTCCGGGCTCCCTGCATGGCGGCACCCGATGGGAGTCAGTGCCTTGGGCCGCCCGCCGCTCGCATCTCGGACGCAGGGGACTTGCCATCGGGATCGATATCGGCGGCACCAAGGTGGCGGCGGGAGTTGTGGATCCCTCGGGCCGTGTCGTCGATGAAGCCCGGCGCTCCACGCCCGGTAATGACCCCCGCGCCGTGGAGCGGGTGATCGTCGAGCTGGTTCAGGAATTGGGCAGAAGCCACCGGATCGCGTCCGTGGGAATCGGTGCGGCCGGTTGGATGGATCTCGACGGCGGCACGGTGCTGTTCAGCCCGCACCTCGCCTGGCGTAACGAACCGCTGCGCGAAAACCTCCAGAGCCTGTTGAGGCGCCCGGTACTGGTGACTAACGACGCCGACGCGGCTGCCTGGGCTGAATGGCGCTTCGGCGCTGGTCTTGGGGAGAGCCGCCTCGTCTGCATCACGCTCGGCACCGGCATCGGTGGCGCCATGGTCATGGATGGACGCGTCGAACGCGGGCGCTTCGGCGTAGCGGGAGAGTTCGGCCACCAGATCGTGGTGCCCGGCGGGCACCGCTGCGAATGCGGCAACCGGGGCTGTTGGGAGCAATATGCCTCTGGGAACGCGCTCGGCAGGGAAGCCCGGGAGTTGGCCCTGCGGAATTCGCCGGTAGCCCACGAATTGCTCAAGGCAGCCGGGGGAGCTGCCGAAGGCATTACGGGCGTCACCGTGACCGAGAGGGCAAAAGCCGGAGACCCGGCTTCAAGGGAGCTCCTGGAAGAGGTGGGGCACTGGCTCGGGCTCGGCTTGGCGAACCTGGCGGCTGCGCTGGACCCCGGGACATTCGTTATCGGCGGTGGACTGTGCGATGCAGGAGAGCTTCTTGTGGGCCCCGCGCGGACTGCGTTCGCCCGGAACCTCACGGGCCGCGGTTTCAGACCCGCTGCCGCCATCAAGCTTGCGGCATTGGGGCCGCGGGCAGGGATGATAGGCGCTGCGGATCTGTCCCGGGTCAGCGGCAGGGCACGCGGTTAG
- the pknB gene encoding Stk1 family PASTA domain-containing Ser/Thr kinase, giving the protein MQEQVSDHLLGSLVDGRYLVRSRLAGGGMSIVYLATDKRLDRDVALKVLHPHLANDQNFLDRLQREARAAASLSHPHVVGVLDQGQDGHIAYIVMEYIKGHTLRDVLNEKTALPPRLAFALIDPVIEGLAAAHAAGLIHRDVKPENVLIAEDGRIKVGDFGLARAVTATTSTGALIGTVAYLAPELVLGKAADARSDIYSAGIMLYEMLTGEQPYAGDVPIQVAYQHVNAAVPPPSLAVPGLATDVDELVQWCTAKDPDGRPVDGAALLSELRHIRTTLSDAQLDINPPAAKTLAAGSEGRKDEAGATAIVAPFPAEPTQPLERIGRPTEVISGQRNPTTVLPPSGYSPGATTLQGRLPQDRTTPAGPPASKRDIKRMARQEEKDRSRAAATPSRSLREGNPRRRAVIWTIVVIVLAILATAAGWFFGMGPGSPGTIPDTKNKTVAEAQQLLRTAGFQSDPKDVFDDEVTAGFAVGTEPASGQVVRKFQPVSLFVSKGPQLFPLAGMTGLTLDQASNALGTAGMTLGKVTAQYDDSVPSGLVISQSPVQDTPVRHGTPVGFVVSKGPQPLPVPDVRGMTQQAAVKAISDTGLTAKIAPDPVNDKKVPAGAVVSQTPANGTLARGEAVTLTLSKGPKLVHVPNFIGKQADAARKALESLGFDVKINNILGGFFGTVRDQNPVESDAPEGSQVTLTVV; this is encoded by the coding sequence GTGCAGGAACAAGTTTCGGACCATCTCCTCGGATCCCTCGTGGACGGGCGCTACCTGGTGCGATCGCGCCTTGCGGGTGGCGGAATGTCCATCGTCTACCTCGCTACCGACAAGCGGCTCGACCGCGACGTGGCGCTCAAAGTGCTGCATCCGCACCTGGCTAACGACCAAAATTTCCTGGACCGGCTTCAGCGTGAGGCCAGGGCCGCCGCCAGCTTGTCCCACCCCCACGTTGTCGGGGTCCTCGATCAAGGACAGGACGGCCACATTGCGTACATCGTCATGGAGTACATCAAAGGCCACACCCTGCGCGACGTCCTCAACGAGAAGACAGCGCTTCCGCCCCGGCTGGCCTTTGCATTGATCGATCCAGTCATCGAAGGACTTGCTGCTGCCCACGCGGCGGGACTGATCCACCGTGACGTGAAACCGGAGAATGTCCTGATCGCCGAAGACGGCCGCATCAAGGTGGGCGATTTCGGCTTGGCCCGGGCGGTCACGGCGACAACGAGCACCGGTGCCCTGATCGGCACGGTCGCTTACTTGGCTCCCGAACTGGTCCTGGGGAAGGCCGCCGATGCGCGCAGCGACATCTACTCTGCCGGCATCATGCTCTACGAGATGCTTACCGGCGAGCAACCGTACGCGGGCGACGTACCCATCCAAGTTGCCTACCAGCACGTCAACGCAGCCGTCCCTCCGCCGTCGCTCGCCGTCCCTGGACTTGCCACGGACGTGGATGAACTCGTCCAATGGTGCACCGCGAAGGACCCTGACGGGCGTCCCGTGGACGGCGCTGCGCTCTTATCTGAACTACGGCATATCCGGACGACCCTGAGCGACGCCCAACTGGACATCAATCCGCCAGCAGCCAAGACACTTGCTGCAGGTTCGGAAGGGCGGAAGGATGAGGCCGGAGCAACGGCAATCGTCGCCCCTTTCCCTGCAGAACCGACACAACCCTTGGAGAGGATCGGACGCCCAACCGAGGTTATCTCCGGCCAGCGCAATCCAACCACGGTGCTGCCGCCGTCGGGCTACTCCCCCGGCGCCACCACCCTTCAGGGACGATTACCCCAGGACCGGACGACCCCGGCGGGACCCCCGGCGAGCAAACGCGACATCAAGCGGATGGCGCGCCAAGAGGAGAAGGACCGTTCGCGTGCAGCGGCTACGCCGTCGCGCTCGTTGCGGGAAGGCAATCCGCGCCGCCGTGCCGTTATCTGGACGATCGTGGTGATTGTCCTGGCGATCCTGGCTACCGCGGCGGGCTGGTTCTTCGGCATGGGGCCCGGCTCGCCCGGAACCATTCCGGATACCAAAAACAAGACGGTCGCGGAGGCGCAGCAATTGCTGAGGACAGCCGGCTTCCAATCGGATCCGAAAGACGTCTTCGACGACGAAGTCACGGCTGGCTTCGCGGTGGGAACCGAGCCCGCGTCCGGCCAGGTGGTCCGGAAATTCCAGCCTGTGTCGCTCTTCGTCTCGAAGGGACCACAGTTGTTTCCCCTCGCCGGGATGACGGGCCTGACGTTGGACCAGGCCAGCAACGCCCTCGGAACTGCCGGGATGACCCTCGGCAAGGTCACTGCGCAGTATGACGACAGCGTGCCTTCGGGACTGGTCATCTCCCAGTCCCCGGTACAGGACACCCCAGTGCGCCACGGAACCCCCGTAGGGTTCGTGGTTTCCAAGGGACCCCAGCCACTCCCCGTGCCCGATGTCCGCGGCATGACCCAGCAAGCAGCCGTCAAAGCGATCAGCGATACCGGTTTGACGGCGAAGATCGCTCCGGATCCTGTCAATGATAAGAAGGTTCCTGCCGGGGCCGTGGTCAGCCAAACTCCAGCCAACGGCACTTTGGCCCGCGGGGAGGCCGTCACGCTGACCCTGTCCAAGGGACCGAAACTCGTCCACGTCCCCAACTTCATCGGCAAGCAGGCCGACGCTGCCCGCAAAGCCCTGGAGTCGCTGGGATTCGACGTCAAGATCAACAACATCCTGGGTGGCTTCTTCGGCACCGTCCGTGACCAGAACCCCGTGGAGAGTGACGCGCCGGAGGGCTCGCAAGTCACCCTGACCGTCGTGTAG
- a CDS encoding long-chain fatty acid--CoA ligase — protein sequence MREFSVPPLVNVAPETNITDLVVRQAIKPSNPALFAKLNGTGQWQDIRATEFLRDVSALAKGLIANGVGLGDRVGIMSRTRYEWSLVDFAVWFAGGISVPIYETSSPSQVAWNLGDSGAVAAFAESAHHEDVIRQAVSAEGLSTVANVWQLEGGGLDVLRTAGSGVSDEDLEGRRSSAGLADVATIIYTSGTTGRPKGCELTHGNFVELSENALASLGDVVNENAKTIMFLPLAHVFARFISVLAVAAGAQVAHTPDIKNLLADLQSFQPTFILAVPRVFEKVFNSALTKAEDGGKGAIFHKAVETAIAYSKAQQSGSVGLLLRLKHAVFDRLVYRKLRAAMGGHVSHAVSGGGPLGERLGHFFHGIGLQILEGYGLTETTAPISVNTPSLIKIGTVGAPLPGNAVKIADDGEILTKGVCVMKGYYKRDDLAADTFVDGWFRTGDIGELDEQGFLKITGRKKEIIVTASGKNVVPAHLEDQIRADALVSQVLVIGDNRPFIGALVTLDEEALPGWLERHGLPTSTSTSDAADNTLVRAAVQELISHANQSVSQAEAIKSFRIVPADFTEASGHLTPSLKVKRAQVMKDFDAVIEEMYSAPKAS from the coding sequence GTGCGTGAATTCAGTGTTCCGCCCCTGGTGAATGTTGCCCCCGAAACCAACATCACGGACCTCGTGGTTCGTCAGGCCATCAAGCCATCCAACCCGGCACTATTTGCCAAGCTCAACGGCACGGGCCAATGGCAGGACATCCGGGCAACGGAGTTCCTCAGGGACGTCTCGGCCCTGGCCAAAGGCCTGATCGCGAACGGCGTCGGCTTGGGAGACCGCGTGGGCATCATGTCCAGGACCAGGTACGAGTGGTCCCTGGTGGACTTCGCCGTCTGGTTTGCGGGAGGCATTTCCGTACCGATCTACGAAACCTCTTCTCCGTCCCAGGTGGCTTGGAACCTCGGCGACTCAGGAGCTGTTGCGGCGTTCGCGGAATCCGCGCACCACGAGGACGTCATCCGCCAAGCCGTCTCTGCTGAAGGACTCAGCACTGTTGCCAACGTCTGGCAGCTTGAAGGCGGCGGCCTTGACGTGCTCCGTACCGCGGGAAGCGGTGTGAGCGATGAGGATCTTGAGGGCCGCCGCAGCAGTGCCGGGCTTGCCGACGTCGCCACCATCATCTACACATCCGGCACAACGGGCCGCCCGAAGGGTTGTGAGCTCACGCACGGCAACTTCGTGGAACTCTCCGAGAACGCCCTGGCTTCCCTCGGCGACGTCGTCAACGAGAATGCCAAGACCATCATGTTCCTCCCGCTGGCCCACGTCTTTGCGCGGTTCATCTCGGTCCTGGCCGTCGCAGCCGGCGCCCAAGTCGCCCACACCCCGGATATCAAGAACCTCTTGGCGGACCTCCAGAGTTTCCAGCCAACGTTCATCCTGGCCGTTCCCCGCGTCTTCGAGAAAGTCTTCAACTCTGCACTCACGAAAGCGGAAGACGGCGGCAAGGGCGCCATCTTCCACAAAGCGGTAGAAACAGCGATCGCCTACTCCAAGGCGCAGCAGTCGGGTTCTGTCGGGCTGCTTTTAAGGCTCAAGCACGCCGTTTTCGATCGCTTGGTGTACCGGAAGCTCCGCGCCGCTATGGGCGGCCACGTCAGCCACGCAGTCTCCGGTGGCGGCCCCCTCGGGGAACGGCTGGGGCACTTCTTCCACGGCATCGGCCTGCAGATCCTGGAAGGATACGGATTGACCGAGACCACGGCGCCCATATCAGTCAACACCCCGTCGCTGATCAAGATCGGCACGGTGGGGGCTCCGCTCCCCGGCAACGCTGTCAAGATCGCCGACGACGGCGAAATCCTCACCAAGGGCGTCTGCGTCATGAAGGGGTATTACAAGCGGGACGACCTCGCCGCGGACACTTTCGTGGACGGCTGGTTCCGCACGGGCGACATCGGTGAGCTCGACGAACAGGGCTTCCTGAAGATCACCGGCCGCAAAAAAGAGATCATCGTGACCGCCAGCGGCAAGAACGTCGTGCCCGCCCACCTCGAGGACCAAATCCGGGCCGACGCCCTGGTGTCCCAAGTCCTTGTCATCGGCGACAACCGGCCCTTCATCGGTGCCCTGGTCACTCTGGACGAGGAAGCGCTGCCAGGCTGGTTGGAGCGCCACGGCCTTCCCACATCAACCAGTACGAGCGACGCGGCGGACAATACCCTGGTCCGGGCGGCCGTCCAGGAACTGATCAGCCACGCCAATCAGTCAGTCTCGCAGGCGGAGGCGATCAAATCGTTCCGGATTGTCCCGGCCGATTTCACGGAAGCGTCCGGGCACCTCACCCCGTCCTTGAAGGTCAAGCGCGCCCAAGTCATGAAGGACTTCGACGCCGTGATCGAGGAAATGTACTCGGCACCCAAGGCGTCCTGA
- a CDS encoding alpha/beta hydrolase: protein MNRIPDPSPYVSDFTGGGPSVGVVMSHGFTGSPHSMRPWAEYLAAEGYAVRLPLLPGHGTTWQDMSTRHWQEWHHAVDEAYLNLQAECDFVFAAGLSMGGTLALRIAATRPVAGSVVVNPGLVIDDPRAAVVGLLKHVMKSTPAIANDILKPGMDEGAYPRTPVAAAHELKKMYKDTATLLPRISAPVRVFRSSVDHVVSDRSTKLLTERVTASMEFSTLGNSYHVATLDNDALELFRGSAEFIRKTMAGLTSGSAAARQSGSELRDLPHE, encoded by the coding sequence ATGAACAGGATCCCTGATCCCTCCCCGTACGTCAGCGATTTTACCGGCGGCGGACCTAGCGTCGGCGTCGTGATGAGCCACGGCTTCACCGGCAGTCCGCACAGCATGCGCCCCTGGGCAGAGTACCTTGCGGCCGAAGGCTACGCCGTCCGCCTCCCCCTGCTTCCGGGCCATGGGACTACTTGGCAGGACATGTCCACCCGGCACTGGCAGGAATGGCACCACGCAGTGGATGAGGCGTACCTCAACCTCCAGGCCGAGTGCGATTTCGTCTTCGCCGCCGGGCTGTCGATGGGCGGGACGCTGGCCCTCCGGATCGCGGCTACCCGCCCCGTGGCGGGTAGCGTCGTCGTCAATCCGGGACTGGTGATCGATGACCCCCGCGCGGCAGTGGTTGGCCTTCTCAAGCACGTGATGAAATCCACCCCGGCCATTGCCAACGACATCCTCAAGCCAGGCATGGACGAGGGAGCGTACCCCAGAACACCGGTCGCGGCAGCCCATGAGCTGAAGAAGATGTACAAGGACACCGCCACCCTCCTTCCCAGGATTTCCGCCCCCGTGCGCGTCTTCCGTTCCTCCGTGGATCACGTGGTTTCGGATCGAAGCACCAAGCTCTTGACGGAGCGCGTCACCGCTTCGATGGAATTCAGCACCCTGGGGAACAGCTACCACGTAGCCACCCTGGATAATGATGCCTTGGAGCTCTTCCGTGGCTCGGCCGAGTTCATCCGGAAGACGATGGCTGGACTGACCAGCGGTTCCGCCGCTGCCCGCCAGTCCGGCTCCGAACTCCGGGACCTACCCCATGAATAG